In Acanthopagrus latus isolate v.2019 chromosome 17, fAcaLat1.1, whole genome shotgun sequence, the following are encoded in one genomic region:
- the LOC119006623 gene encoding serum amyloid P-component-like isoform X2: MAFLLLLVMLTACAATPQDLSSKMFTFPEKTRTANVRLTTSGQMFSAVTVCLRSMTDLSRSHALFSLSTPSSDNGFRILKGAANDAINVSVLNVGAGFRGQDYKLNTWHPICSTWDSESGLAQLWLDGKPSIRKFTGGSNITDPIVILGQEQDSYGGKFDRRQSFVGMITDVHMWDHTLSSCEIQRYVDDRNFSPGNVLNWRALEFQTTGRVLIENKQSPCY; encoded by the exons ATGGCTTTTCTGCTTCTCCTGGTGATGCTGACAGCATGTGCTGCAACTCCTCAag ATCTCTCCAGTAAAATGTTCACCTTCCCAGAGAAAACTCGAACTGCTAATGTGAGACTGACAACATCAGGGCAGATGTTCAGTGCTgtgactgtctgtctcag GTCTATGACAGACCTTTCCAGAAGTCAtgcccttttctctctgtccacaCCATCCTCTGACAATGGCTTTCGGATATTAAAGGGAGCTGCAAATGATGCAATTAATGTTAGTGTCCTAAATGTTGGTGCTGGATTTCGAGGTCAGGACTACAAGCTCAACACGTGGCATCCTATTTGTTCCACATGGGACTCTGAGTCTGGTCTGGCTCAGCTGTGGTTGGATGGGAAGCCCTCAATTAGGAAATTCACTGGAGGATCAAACATCACGGACCCCATTGTTATCCTCGGACAG GAGCAGGATTCCTACGGTGGAAAGTTTGACCGTAGGCAGTCTTTTGTTGGCATGATCACTGATGTCCACATGTGGGACCACACCCTCTCATCCTGTGAGATCCAGCGCTACGTGGATGACCGAAACTTCTCCCCAGGGAACGTGCTGAACTGGAGGGCGCTGGAGTTCCAGACCACCGGACGAGTGCTGATAGAAAATAAGCAATCACCCTGTTACTAA
- the LOC119006626 gene encoding serum amyloid P-component-like produces MAFLLLLVMLTACAATPQDLSSKMFTFPEETETANVRLTTSGQMFNAVTVCLRSITDLSRAYSLFSLATPSSDNGFLIFKQATDDIIEVNVMNTGAGFRGQDYKLNTWHPICSTWDSESGLAQLWLDGKPSIMKFTGGSNITNPIVILGQEQDSYGGKFDRRQSFVGMITDVHMWDHTLSSCEIQRYVDDRNFSPGNVLNWRALEFQTTGRVLIENKQLPCY; encoded by the exons ATGGCTTTTCTGCTTCTCCTGGTGATGCTGACAGCATGTGCTGCAACCCCTCAag atCTCTCCAGTAAAATGTTCACTTTCCCGGAGGAAACCGAAACAGCTAATGTGAGACTGACAACATCAGGGCAGATGTTCAATGCTgtgactgtctgtctcag GTCCATTACAGACCTTTCCAGAGCCTACTCCCTTTTCTCGCTGGCCACGCCCTCCTCTGACAATGGCTTCCTGATATTCAAGCAAGCTACAGATGATATAATTGAAGTTAATGTCATGAATACAGGTGCTGGATTTCGAGGTCAGGACTACAAGCTCAACACGTGGCATCCTATTTGTTCCACATGGGACTCTGAGTCTGGTCTGGCTCAGCTGTGGTTGGATGGGAAGCCCTCAATTATGAAATTCACTGGAGGATCAAACATCACGAACCCCATTGTTATCCTCGGACAG GAGCAGGATTCCTACGGTGGAAAGTTTGACCGTAGGCAGTCTTTTGTTGGCATGATCACTGATGTCCACATGTGGGACCACACCCTCTCATCCTGTGAGATCCAGCGCTACGTGGATGACCGAAACTTCTCCCCAGGGAACGTGCTGAACTGGAGGGCGCTGGAGTTCCAGACCACCGGACGAGTGCtgatagaaaataaacaattaccCTGTTACTAA
- the LOC119006622 gene encoding metalloreductase STEAP4-like isoform X1, translated as MTGLSELRPESVSLHPVGTAAAPVPELLCIFGTGDLGRSLGLRLLQSGYRVVYGSRRPDSCGPLPQGAQAMTHAAAAKSASLIFVCVHREHYEFLETLAPHLKGKVLVDLSNNLKKDMYPDANAAYLQRLVPGAAVVKGLNTLSAWALQNGLLAGKQVFLCGNSAEAKRAVAELATKLGLTVSDKGSLSAARELEDFPLRLFPEWRLSLSVALGLITFFFFYLLIRDVIYAYVEKGNDISYRIMVSLANKVFPIVSLIMLSLCYLPGCIAAFLQLYRGTKYRRFPNWLDRWMLCRKQMGLVALGLALLHAIHTFIIPIRYSVRHKIISGVVNEMKNNKTTPFDFDNTEAWGTDSFYVLGVMGFFLYVLLGLTSLPSVGGTLSWREFSFIQSKLGHLTLMICTAHGYLYGWDKFLRASTYKWYTPPGYMLCLIVPSVVLVLKALLLLPCVDRTLTRIRQGWERNPPRDEINKASNL; from the exons ATGACGGGACTGAGTGAACTGAGGCCAGAGAGCGTGTCGCTGCATCCTGTGGGCACAGCAGCTGCCCCTGTGCCGGAGCTGCTGTGCATCTTCGGGACGGGAGACTTGGGGCGCTCTCTGGGCCTGCGTCTGCTCCAGTCTGGCTACAGGGTGGTGTACGGCAGCCGCAGACCTGACAGCTGTGGCCCCCTGCCTCAGGGTGCTCAG GCGATGACCCACGCAGCCGCTGCAAAGTCAGCCAGTCTGATCTTTGTCTGTGTTCACAGAGAACACTATGAGTTCCTGGAGACCCTCGCGCCTCATCTTAAAGGAAAG GTGCTGGTGGACCTCAGCAACAACCTGAAGAAGGACATGTACCCAGACGCCAACGCCGCCTACCTGCAGAG ACTGGTccctggagctgctgtggtgaaGGGCCTTAACACGCTGTCTGCCTGGGCCTTGCAAAATGGACTTCTGGCAGGAAAACAG GTGTTCCTCTGTGGGAACAGTGCGGAGGCAAAGCGGGCCGTCGCTGAGCTGGCCACCAAACTGGGCCTCACTGTTTCGGACAAAGGGTCTCTGTCAGCAgccagagagctggaggacTTCCCCCTGCGGCTTTTCCCAGAGTGGAGGCTGTCTCTGAGCGTGGCCCTTGGCCTCattaccttcttcttcttctatttacTCATCAGAGATGTCATCTATGCATATGTGGAAAAGGGGAACGACATCTCCTACAGAATCATGGTATCCCTGGCCAACAAG GTGTTTCCAATAGTGTCTCTCATCATGCTGTCTCTGTGTTACCTGCCTGGCTGCATAGCTGCCTTCCTTCAGCTCTACAGAGGGACCAAGTACAG gcgTTTCCCCAATTGGCTGGACCGCTGGATGCTGTGCAGGAAGCAGATGGGTCTGGTTGCACTGGGCCTTGCTTTGCTCCATGCCATCCACACATTCATCATTCCTATTCGCTATTCTGTCAGACACAAAATCATCTCGGGTGTGGTGAATGAG atgaagaacaacaaaaccaccCCGTTCGACTTTGACAATACAGAGGCATGGGGCACAGACTCATTCTATGTGCTGGGAGTCATGGGCTTCTTCCTCTATGTCCTGCTAGGACTAACATCCTTGCCTTCTGTGGGAGGCACTCTCAGCTGGAGAGAGTTCAGCTTCATTCAG TCAAAGCTGGGCCACCTGACCCTGATGATATGCACAGCACATGGCTACCTCTACGGCTGGGACAAATTTCTTCGTGCCTCTACCTACAAGTGGTACACTCCTCCGGGCTACATGCTGTGTCTGATTGTGCCCTCTGTGGTGCTGGTGCTCAAggcgctgctcctcctcccctgcgTGGACCGAACCCTGACCCGCATTCGACAGGGCTGGGAGAGGAACCCGCCAAGAGATGAGATCAATAAGGCCAGCAACCTGTGA
- the LOC119006623 gene encoding serum amyloid P-component-like isoform X1, with amino-acid sequence MGGNASTSHLRGKCYSRFIILCKATLTKNMVNSAGFRIVTKCILFSSMYHFHYPFFLHFVDLSSKMFTFPEKTRTANVRLTTSGQMFSAVTVCLRSMTDLSRSHALFSLSTPSSDNGFRILKGAANDAINVSVLNVGAGFRGQDYKLNTWHPICSTWDSESGLAQLWLDGKPSIRKFTGGSNITDPIVILGQEQDSYGGKFDRRQSFVGMITDVHMWDHTLSSCEIQRYVDDRNFSPGNVLNWRALEFQTTGRVLIENKQSPCY; translated from the exons ATGGGGGGCAATGCTTCCACGTCACATCTGAGGGGCAAATGCTATAGCAGGTTCATAATTTTGTGTAAAGCAACTTTAACCAAAAATATGGTAAATTCAGCAGGCTTCAGGATAGTTACCAAATGTATACTTTTCTCAAGCATGTATCACTTCCATTatcccttttttcttcattttgtagATCTCTCCAGTAAAATGTTCACCTTCCCAGAGAAAACTCGAACTGCTAATGTGAGACTGACAACATCAGGGCAGATGTTCAGTGCTgtgactgtctgtctcag GTCTATGACAGACCTTTCCAGAAGTCAtgcccttttctctctgtccacaCCATCCTCTGACAATGGCTTTCGGATATTAAAGGGAGCTGCAAATGATGCAATTAATGTTAGTGTCCTAAATGTTGGTGCTGGATTTCGAGGTCAGGACTACAAGCTCAACACGTGGCATCCTATTTGTTCCACATGGGACTCTGAGTCTGGTCTGGCTCAGCTGTGGTTGGATGGGAAGCCCTCAATTAGGAAATTCACTGGAGGATCAAACATCACGGACCCCATTGTTATCCTCGGACAG GAGCAGGATTCCTACGGTGGAAAGTTTGACCGTAGGCAGTCTTTTGTTGGCATGATCACTGATGTCCACATGTGGGACCACACCCTCTCATCCTGTGAGATCCAGCGCTACGTGGATGACCGAAACTTCTCCCCAGGGAACGTGCTGAACTGGAGGGCGCTGGAGTTCCAGACCACCGGACGAGTGCTGATAGAAAATAAGCAATCACCCTGTTACTAA
- the LOC119006622 gene encoding metalloreductase STEAP4-like isoform X2 encodes MSSWRPSRLILKERRFDYKVLVDLSNNLKKDMYPDANAAYLQRLVPGAAVVKGLNTLSAWALQNGLLAGKQVFLCGNSAEAKRAVAELATKLGLTVSDKGSLSAARELEDFPLRLFPEWRLSLSVALGLITFFFFYLLIRDVIYAYVEKGNDISYRIMVSLANKVFPIVSLIMLSLCYLPGCIAAFLQLYRGTKYRRFPNWLDRWMLCRKQMGLVALGLALLHAIHTFIIPIRYSVRHKIISGVVNEMKNNKTTPFDFDNTEAWGTDSFYVLGVMGFFLYVLLGLTSLPSVGGTLSWREFSFIQSKLGHLTLMICTAHGYLYGWDKFLRASTYKWYTPPGYMLCLIVPSVVLVLKALLLLPCVDRTLTRIRQGWERNPPRDEINKASNL; translated from the exons ATGAGTTCCTGGAGACCCTCGCGCCTCATCTTAAAGGAAAG ACGGTTTGACTACAAGGTGCTGGTGGACCTCAGCAACAACCTGAAGAAGGACATGTACCCAGACGCCAACGCCGCCTACCTGCAGAG ACTGGTccctggagctgctgtggtgaaGGGCCTTAACACGCTGTCTGCCTGGGCCTTGCAAAATGGACTTCTGGCAGGAAAACAG GTGTTCCTCTGTGGGAACAGTGCGGAGGCAAAGCGGGCCGTCGCTGAGCTGGCCACCAAACTGGGCCTCACTGTTTCGGACAAAGGGTCTCTGTCAGCAgccagagagctggaggacTTCCCCCTGCGGCTTTTCCCAGAGTGGAGGCTGTCTCTGAGCGTGGCCCTTGGCCTCattaccttcttcttcttctatttacTCATCAGAGATGTCATCTATGCATATGTGGAAAAGGGGAACGACATCTCCTACAGAATCATGGTATCCCTGGCCAACAAG GTGTTTCCAATAGTGTCTCTCATCATGCTGTCTCTGTGTTACCTGCCTGGCTGCATAGCTGCCTTCCTTCAGCTCTACAGAGGGACCAAGTACAG gcgTTTCCCCAATTGGCTGGACCGCTGGATGCTGTGCAGGAAGCAGATGGGTCTGGTTGCACTGGGCCTTGCTTTGCTCCATGCCATCCACACATTCATCATTCCTATTCGCTATTCTGTCAGACACAAAATCATCTCGGGTGTGGTGAATGAG atgaagaacaacaaaaccaccCCGTTCGACTTTGACAATACAGAGGCATGGGGCACAGACTCATTCTATGTGCTGGGAGTCATGGGCTTCTTCCTCTATGTCCTGCTAGGACTAACATCCTTGCCTTCTGTGGGAGGCACTCTCAGCTGGAGAGAGTTCAGCTTCATTCAG TCAAAGCTGGGCCACCTGACCCTGATGATATGCACAGCACATGGCTACCTCTACGGCTGGGACAAATTTCTTCGTGCCTCTACCTACAAGTGGTACACTCCTCCGGGCTACATGCTGTGTCTGATTGTGCCCTCTGTGGTGCTGGTGCTCAAggcgctgctcctcctcccctgcgTGGACCGAACCCTGACCCGCATTCGACAGGGCTGGGAGAGGAACCCGCCAAGAGATGAGATCAATAAGGCCAGCAACCTGTGA